A section of the Triticum dicoccoides isolate Atlit2015 ecotype Zavitan chromosome 7A, WEW_v2.0, whole genome shotgun sequence genome encodes:
- the LOC119327559 gene encoding uncharacterized membrane protein YMR155W-like, with protein MAGGEGAAAVMCTPAFVGRVLRSRWYVVFASMVVMAASGSTYIFALYSKELRSVLGYNQQTLNTLGFFKDLGTNVGVVSGLVQQVAPTWAVLLIGAGMNLAGYLMVYLALTERTAAPPVWLMCIYMCVGANALTFSNTGALVACVKNFPESRGIVIGLLKGFVGLSGAIYTQLYLAIYGDDAKSLVLLIAWLPAAVYIFFVHTIRVLPYRRRAEGDEPNSKPFFCFLYISIALATYLLVMIVVQKQVPSFSHAAYAVGATVLLLILFLPLGVVIKEEYAAVSQLEESLQQPPAIAVEEPAAASTKKEDDEPSCGMKGCLTNMFKPPALGEDYTIMQALVSVEMLVLFVVSVFGIGGTLTAIDNMAQIGQSLGYPHKSINTFVSLISIWNYAGRVGAGYMSEFFVARYRFPRPLALTAVLLFSCVGHLLIAFGVPQSLYAASVILGFCFGAQWPLLFSIISEVFGLKYYSTLFNFGSAASPIGAYVLNVRIAGRMYDAEAARQHGGHAAAVGDKICKGVMCFKHAFLIITGVTLAGALVSLVLVWRTRNFYKGDIYAKFKVAPVVAAADYQGGETVEGSVVTEEDEAKKQGKNKKLQEVNNDEFK; from the coding sequence atggccggcggcgagggggcTGCGGCAGTGATGTGCACCCCGGCGTTCGTGGGGCGGGTGCTGCGCAGCCGGTGGTACGTGGTGTTCGCGTCCATGGTGGTGATGGCGGCGTCCGGGTCGACCTACATCTTCGCGCTCTACTCCAAGGAGCTCCGGTCCGTGCTGGGGTACAACCAGCAGACGCTCAACACGCTCGGCTTCTTCAAGGACCTGGGCACCAACGTCGGCGTCGTCTCCGGCCTGGTGCAGCAGGTGGCGCCCACCTGGGCCGTGCTCCTCATCGGCGCCGGCATGAATTTGGCGGGGTACCTCATGGTGTACCTAGCGCTGACTGAGcgcacggcggcgccgcccgtctgGCTCATGTGCATCTACATGTGCGTCGGCGCCAACGCGCTCACCTTCTCCAACACCGGCGCGCTCGTCGCCTGCGTCAAGAACTTCCCCGAGAGCCGCGGCATCGTCATCGGCCTGCTCAAGGGCTTCGTCGGCCTCAGCGGCGCCATCTACACGCAGCTCTACCTCGCCATCTACGGCGATGACGCCAAGtccctcgtcctcctcatcgcaTGGCTCCCCGCCGCCGTCTACATCTTCTTCGTCCACACCATCCGCGTCCTGCCCTACCGGCGACGCGCCGAGGGCGATGAGCCCAACAGCAAgcccttcttctgcttcctctacaTCTCCATCGCGCTCGCCACCTACCTCCTCGTCATGATCGTGGTGCAGAAGCAGGTGCCCAGCTTCTCCCACGCCGCCTACGCCGTCGGCGCCACCgtgctcctcctcatcctcttcctccccCTCGGCGTCGTCATCAAGGAGGAGTACGCCGCCGTCTCCCAGCTCGAGGAGTCTCTCCAGCAGCCGCCGGCCATCGCCGTCGAGGAACCAGCTGCAGCAAGCACGAAGAAAGAGGACGACGAGCCGTCGTGTGGTATGAAGGGCTGCCTCACCAACATGTTCAAGCCGCCGGCGCTGGGGGAGGACTACACCATCATGCAGGCGCTGGTGAGCGTGGAGATGCTGGTGCTCTTCGTCGTGTCGGTGTTCGGCATCGGCGGCACGCTCACGGCCATCGACAACATGGCGCAGATCGGCCAGTCGCTGGGCTACCCGCACAAGAGCATCAACACCTTCGTCTCCCTCATCAGCATCTGGAACTACGCCGGCCGAGTTGGCGCCGGCTACATGTCTGAGTTCTTCGTTGCCCGGTACAGGTTCCCGCGGCCGCTGGCACTCACGGCCGTGCTCCTCTTCTCCTGCGTCGGCCACCTCCTGATCGCCTTCGGCGTGCCGCAGTCCCTCTACGCCGCGTCGGTGATACTTGGTTTCTGCTTCGGCGCGCAGTGGCCGCTGctcttctccatcatctccgaGGTCTTCGGCCTCAAGTACTACTCCACGCTCTTCAACTTCGGCTCCGCGGCCAGTCCCATCGGCGCCTACGTGCTCAACGTGCGCATCGCCGGCCGCATGTACGACGCCGAGGCCGCCAGGCAGCACGGCGGGcacgccgccgccgtcggcgacAAGATCTGCAAGGGGGTGATGTGCTTCAAGCACGCGTTCCTCATCATCACGGGGGTCACGCTCGCCGGCGCGCTCGTCTCGCTCGTGCTCGTGTGGAGGACCAGAAACTTCTACAAGGGTGACATCTATGCCAAGTTCAAGGTGGCGCCCGTCGTCGCAGCCGCCGATTATCAAGGAGGGGAGACGGTGGAGGGCAGCGTCGTTACAGAGGAGGACGAGGCAAAGAAGCAGGGGAAGAACAAGAAACTGCAGGAGGTCAACAATGACGAGTTCAAGTGA